In the genome of Lacerta agilis isolate rLacAgi1 chromosome 2, rLacAgi1.pri, whole genome shotgun sequence, one region contains:
- the LOC117039121 gene encoding uncharacterized protein LOC117039121, which produces MEMAAIQGEKSMCPSDVGGPKSSREKFLQAWYKKLKPQTHPTVSSQVSGSPVCAPSQENWTKDTSLSHTIYYLMVVPPPQAQLYASSWTTAQCPRQRDLHHVAQELASSSLDPEANPKEEFLHICASDLLLKSAERKRPRLLPPNRKMHVEVLKRQDSPPLQECQSRPVPLEYSHLLDTIEMTNPADLPQVEGFYRSFIVGQRRQGSSRRAGQLHPQPECRIPPRATEAASCQQGARRITRMRYTQHRKLSLKRSAPLSELTVATKRSVDSSQNGHLPPKKRYTQGFF; this is translated from the coding sequence ATGGAAATGGCAGCCATTCAAGGGGAGAAATCCATGTGCCCAAGTGACGTAGGAGGGCCCAAATCCAGCAGGGAGAAGTTTCTTCAAGCATGGTATAAGAAACTGAAACCTCAGACACACCCCACTGTGTCGTCTCAAGTGTCAGGGTCACCAGTTTGTGCTCCAAGCCAGGAGAATTGGACAAAGGACACATCCTTGTCACACACCATTTACTACCTGATGGTGGTGCCTCCCCCTCAGGCACAATTGTACGCAAGTAGCTGGACAACGGCACAGTGCCCCCGGCAAAGAGACTTGCACCATGTGGCCCAAGAGCTGGCAAGCAGCTCCTTGGATCCGGAAGCCAATCCCAAAGAGGAATTCCTGCATATCTGCGCTTCAGATTTGCTGCTTAAGTCTGCAGAGAGGAAGAGGCCACGGCTGCTTCCACCTAACCGCAAGATGCACGTGGAGGTGCTGAAGAGGCAGGACTCGCCCCCACTGCAAGAGTGCCAAAGTCGTCCTGTCCCCCTGGAGTACAGCCACCTGCTCGATACCATAGAGATGACTAATCCGGCAGACCTTCCACAGGTGGAAGGGTTCTATCGAAGTTTCATTGTCGGGCAGAGACGGCAAGGATCTTCTAGGAGGGCTGGGCAGCTTCACCCACAGCCAGAGTGTCGGATACCTCCCAGGGCCACAGAAGCTGCTTCCTGCCAACAGGGTGCCAGAAGAATCACCAGGATGAGATACacacaacacaggaagctgagcCTGAAGAGAAGTGCTCCCCTGTCTGAGCTCACGGTGGCGACCAAACGGTCTGTGGACTCTTCTCAAAACGGCCACCTTCCGCCAAAGAAAAGGTATACCCAAGGCTTCTTCTAG